The Fulvivirga ligni genome window below encodes:
- a CDS encoding alkene reductase: MKLLEQTQLGSLTLKNKMAMSAMTRSRADMNGVVGNMTVQYYTQRVSAGLIFTEAIRISEEATGSPLTPGIYTNKQIEAWTKVTKSVHDNGGKIIAQLWHTGRAGHSIDRNGKLPLAPSAVGIKGMQHFTSQGLKDYETPQEITVAEIKQTVKDYGQAAKNAMEAGFDGVELHAANGYLPNQFLAESANQRTDAYGGSFENKARFVLEIMQELIAAVGSEKVGIKISAYHPYGDIFYDDPVGTYNYLIDELNKLDFAFVEIMKKNPFFPPPAQYPTADEVEMYGSRINKPVIANTGYNKNSAEAEIEKGIAQLVSFGTLFLANPDLPKRFELDAELNEPDRATMFGGGEQGYIDYPFLSK, encoded by the coding sequence ATGAAACTATTAGAGCAAACACAATTAGGAAGCCTAACGCTAAAAAATAAAATGGCTATGTCTGCCATGACCAGAAGCCGTGCTGATATGAACGGTGTAGTAGGTAATATGACCGTTCAATACTATACCCAAAGAGTGAGTGCAGGCTTAATCTTTACCGAAGCTATCAGAATAAGTGAAGAAGCTACAGGTAGTCCACTCACACCTGGTATATATACAAATAAGCAGATAGAGGCTTGGACAAAAGTGACCAAATCAGTGCATGATAACGGAGGTAAGATCATTGCCCAACTATGGCATACTGGTCGTGCCGGACATTCAATTGATAGAAATGGAAAATTGCCATTGGCTCCTTCTGCAGTGGGCATTAAAGGGATGCAGCACTTTACCTCACAAGGCTTAAAAGATTATGAAACGCCTCAGGAAATCACGGTTGCCGAAATAAAACAAACCGTAAAGGATTACGGACAAGCAGCTAAAAACGCAATGGAAGCTGGGTTTGACGGTGTAGAACTGCATGCTGCCAACGGGTATTTGCCGAATCAGTTCCTGGCAGAGAGTGCTAACCAAAGAACCGATGCGTATGGTGGAAGTTTTGAAAACAAGGCAAGGTTCGTTTTAGAAATCATGCAGGAATTAATCGCTGCAGTAGGGAGTGAGAAAGTGGGAATTAAAATTTCAGCATACCACCCATACGGAGATATATTTTATGACGACCCGGTTGGAACTTACAACTATCTAATTGACGAACTCAATAAATTGGACTTTGCTTTTGTCGAAATAATGAAAAAAAATCCATTCTTCCCTCCACCAGCTCAATACCCAACCGCGGATGAAGTAGAAATGTATGGCAGTAGAATAAACAAACCTGTGATCGCAAATACAGGATACAACAAAAATTCAGCCGAAGCGGAGATAGAGAAAGGAATCGCCCAATTAGTCTCCTTCGGCACCCTATTCTTAGCCAATCCGGATTTGCCAAAGCGATTTGAATTAGATGCAGAGTTAAATGAGCCAGACAGAGCTACAATGTTCGGTGGTGGTGAACAGGGATATATTGATTACCCATTCTTAAGTAAATAA
- a CDS encoding NmrA family NAD(P)-binding protein has product MKKKIVILGATGTVGSKISEILLNEGHQVTVMARHTEKLEKFKSMGAEVISSDVTDVKTLTNAFKNADSAFLILPDNPKAENTRAYQRQVTSNYIQAIEKSGIKYIVNMSSLGSHMHEGNGMMGGTGEQEVRLNQIENVNVLHIRSAYFMENWLRIIGLVKAKGIAGTAADGDTAIPMVATQDVAKIAAGHLSKLDFTGKSIHAVMGPRDYTYKEFTNIIGQAIGKPELPYVQIPVEQAKQIFLGNGFSEDFVDNLLGMAVAIKDGIFNYQKRDDSTTTTTTAEQFVNEVYLPIFNQ; this is encoded by the coding sequence ATGAAAAAGAAGATAGTAATACTCGGAGCTACAGGAACAGTAGGTAGCAAAATTTCAGAAATCCTTTTGAATGAAGGACATCAGGTAACTGTAATGGCTCGACATACAGAAAAACTGGAAAAATTTAAAAGTATGGGTGCAGAGGTAATTAGTAGTGATGTCACTGATGTAAAAACCCTTACCAATGCTTTCAAAAATGCAGATAGTGCATTCCTCATTTTGCCCGACAATCCAAAAGCAGAAAACACCAGGGCGTACCAACGTCAGGTAACCAGCAACTACATTCAGGCCATCGAGAAATCAGGTATCAAATACATCGTCAATATGAGTAGCCTGGGTTCTCACATGCACGAAGGCAACGGCATGATGGGTGGTACGGGAGAGCAAGAAGTGCGATTAAATCAAATAGAAAATGTAAACGTACTGCACATTCGCTCAGCCTATTTTATGGAAAACTGGCTAAGAATCATTGGTTTGGTTAAAGCGAAGGGAATTGCGGGTACAGCAGCTGATGGAGATACTGCCATTCCGATGGTGGCCACTCAGGATGTTGCCAAAATTGCGGCAGGTCATTTGTCCAAACTGGACTTTACAGGCAAGAGTATTCATGCCGTGATGGGCCCAAGGGATTATACCTACAAGGAATTTACCAACATTATCGGTCAAGCCATTGGTAAACCTGAATTACCCTATGTGCAAATTCCGGTAGAACAGGCCAAACAGATCTTTTTAGGTAATGGGTTTTCTGAAGACTTTGTAGATAACCTATTGGGAATGGCAGTGGCCATTAAAGATGGAATATTTAATTACCAAAAAAGAGATGATTCCACTACTACAACCACCACCGCAGAGCAATTTGTAAATGAAGTCTATCTCCCAATTTTTAATCAGTAA